The proteins below come from a single Asanoa ferruginea genomic window:
- a CDS encoding neuraminidase-like domain-containing protein, with product MRPHGRDLRAGLAGEDVAALHAELDRLGYVIPEAEQSQRLFGVATARAVAAFQGAHGLIDTAIVDSNTATLIDAALTDLPTTLMGAVSGSDGPAEPEPPPAEPGVPTRPVTAAVRPIPVQPGPQNRPDPENRPDPENESDLPSEPEQAEVVLPDPRAAADEPPRRLAGRLVTDRGLPAPGIPLRFYVPGFGGTVTLFAQIATDKTGRYQLDRELPARVQRLDVRAVINEREVQLAAPVQKVDPAAPVDLVIPQKVLPEPRSEFQRLSTGLRGHLGESALADAQEDDDRRDLALLREATGWDARLVAVAATADKLARSVDIDPQVGYGLLRVGLPTDPVQLARISPSGIDHALRKAVDAGIVALDDGQIEAAKERLDRYGTITRRKLAISGTASSYGSMLKATGLPAEQQDRFDALFSAHTGDAATLWKQARDQGLPADQLKLTAQLAALTLNSARVTESLRAEAGSTDALPATLVAGQLYQPAAWRTRLVELAGGNDRVLAQLIPPAYAADAVADRLDAYAADLAFKVRRSYPTEVLGDRVRTGELPLAGSPVLARDVATVLDRAARAGYVPGQRPLHRFLRESREELFGAMPAERADAAAGALATLNRQYQITASDEAIAVLQRHDLGSAFQVSAMPQRAFLARYGAEFPSPAEAELTWRRAQQVSSVTLSVVSSAKQLRQARLLPALAQPADVVAQAQEDLVKQFPTLESLFGSLDYCECEHCGSVLSPAAYLVDLLKFLDDAGNPYTALTDRRPDLPHLPLTCENTNTVLPSIDVVNEILEFYLAHDELNPAAAYDTADAVSADLVAEPRNVLPEAYDLLRAARYPLTAPFDLWVATMRAFTAHFEVPFADLLEALRPSEELRPATGYGLAAVAYEQLGFSAVEVALLTETDPLDTWPGRYGYPPESEPPVWGELAGARVLARRLGVSYRELLDLLLTRFVNPELTDPTGDPLVLADPEGADPCSWEDTTLVHLAGGVARPIDFLLLNTFVRIWRRLGWTIADTDQALVTFLPTNGAGIAAATGSALLGVARLQRLAALLGASSSARRDLMGLWAPMSDQRYAALFLTGTEQTRDPVFDGAPGSYLTSGALLADHREAVQAALGLTDGEVTSILAAAALDPATVPLTVATVSMLDRHALLARHLRITVADLLAVIDLSGLDPFTPLPAGPVTDAADDHPYQQTIRFVETVRMIAASGLPVADLDFLVRHRFDPVGPHRAAVEPPLMLVRALTAELARIRATFAVPADPLLFTDEALTAALASVVDPTVVAAFLDAWTGVAPLPPEIFDEHLRRHVIPGVGEVGFLTAADLPVLFGVDPADQAADAARRARLADALLPYVRQLLAAQAVVDAVTTDLGAAAPEPTLLAALLGNPDLLDDPDAAGVPLLDGYLATGVNGLTATDGELTGFVEVPASGGYQFGVRCATAGTEVLLTFDHLAEPLLSATSTAAGQSLTAELELQAGIPYGFTLSYPAGAEVELGVRGLRSPRIPVADLVTYPRAEVDRLHRLHLLLTKALRVVDALTLAEPEVRHLLTHPGDFGGVDLGALPTVEAAEAPAVVRARFRQLLRLVGYARLRDDIAADPADLVALLVAARRTATGDPGEEEALLTDVTTRLATITRRDPTTVRAAADLLGAGATTTGGRVVAAAFTDERGLDRIWRVLSLANRIGVDPAALGRWATPTPDRVAAQDVRDTVKAKYQVEQWRQVARSIFDPLRQRRRDALVAQVLQVTGYERMEQLFEHFLIDPGTEPVVQTSRLRAALSSVQLFVQRCLLNLEEGVAPSAINAEHWEWMKRYRVWEANRKIFLWPENWLEPEFRDDKTHLYAALESALLEGDLDQATVEAAFFGYLRGLDEIARLDIRAIYLERKPDPDANVLHVVGRTNGSPASYYYRTWSHRAWTPWQPITASIDGDHLAMVMWQGRVHLFWVLFLPQAEAEQQTSGTTAANLTLATVSGLKPLKKVEVQLYWSCFTPAAAGAGVWSDPVLATAEEPYVRTVNADFAAANVYIWADVLSDGAVSVSLLGQGAEQSFRVVSRHVPAEHSSAYRTPLEPPYLTSGDHPLTRAGQGRWRGQGPAFRVHVSGYTITDQGVAPCDITQDVLSAVSGRYELVIVPPPALLSKSTGPGKGKGAQEARPEDPFFFIDTSHTFFVEPDWTEFSISDGDQAVVAQNPVWHEFDEPGFWAAQPVAPAFPQPPDGPVVVGPVLGGTPIVNPPDVLTGEQAVVVFDGRLIGVDGLLEDPGRLFRSGPHGAISRLDPRS from the coding sequence ATGCGACCGCATGGCAGGGATCTTCGGGCCGGTCTCGCCGGTGAAGACGTCGCCGCACTGCACGCCGAGCTCGACCGCCTCGGCTACGTGATCCCGGAGGCCGAGCAGAGCCAGCGGCTCTTCGGCGTGGCTACGGCGCGGGCCGTCGCGGCGTTTCAGGGCGCACACGGCCTGATCGACACCGCGATCGTCGACAGCAACACGGCGACCCTGATCGACGCCGCGCTGACCGACCTGCCGACCACGCTGATGGGCGCGGTATCCGGATCGGACGGCCCCGCCGAGCCCGAGCCCCCGCCCGCCGAGCCTGGGGTGCCAACGCGGCCGGTGACGGCCGCCGTGCGTCCCATCCCGGTGCAGCCCGGCCCACAAAACCGGCCTGACCCGGAAAACCGGCCTGACCCGGAGAACGAGTCCGACCTGCCCAGCGAGCCCGAACAGGCCGAGGTTGTCCTTCCGGACCCGCGGGCCGCCGCCGACGAGCCGCCGCGCCGGTTGGCCGGCCGCCTGGTCACCGATCGCGGTCTGCCCGCACCCGGCATCCCGCTGCGCTTCTACGTCCCCGGCTTCGGCGGCACCGTCACCCTGTTCGCCCAGATCGCGACCGACAAGACGGGCCGCTACCAGCTCGACCGGGAACTCCCCGCAAGGGTCCAGCGGCTCGACGTGCGTGCGGTGATCAACGAGCGTGAGGTCCAACTCGCCGCACCGGTCCAGAAGGTCGACCCGGCCGCGCCGGTCGACCTGGTCATACCCCAGAAGGTGCTGCCCGAGCCGAGGAGCGAGTTCCAGCGCCTCTCCACCGGCCTGCGCGGACACCTCGGCGAGAGTGCCCTGGCCGACGCGCAGGAAGACGACGACCGCCGCGACCTGGCCCTGCTGCGCGAGGCCACCGGCTGGGACGCCCGCCTGGTCGCGGTCGCCGCCACCGCCGACAAGCTGGCCCGCAGCGTCGACATCGACCCGCAGGTCGGCTATGGCCTGCTGCGCGTCGGCCTGCCCACCGACCCCGTCCAGCTCGCCCGGATCAGCCCCTCCGGCATCGACCACGCGCTGCGCAAGGCGGTCGACGCCGGCATCGTGGCGCTCGACGACGGCCAGATCGAGGCGGCCAAGGAGCGCCTCGACCGCTACGGCACCATCACCCGGCGCAAGCTGGCGATCAGCGGCACCGCGTCCAGCTACGGCTCGATGCTGAAGGCCACCGGTCTGCCCGCCGAGCAGCAGGACCGGTTCGACGCGCTGTTCTCCGCGCACACCGGCGACGCCGCCACGCTCTGGAAGCAGGCCCGCGACCAGGGCCTGCCCGCCGACCAGCTCAAGCTGACCGCCCAGCTCGCCGCGCTGACCCTCAACAGCGCCCGGGTGACCGAGAGCCTGCGTGCCGAGGCCGGCTCCACCGACGCACTGCCGGCAACGCTGGTCGCGGGCCAGCTCTACCAGCCGGCCGCCTGGCGCACCCGGCTCGTCGAACTGGCCGGCGGCAACGACCGCGTCCTCGCCCAACTCATCCCGCCCGCCTACGCGGCGGACGCCGTCGCCGACCGGCTCGACGCGTACGCCGCCGATCTGGCCTTCAAGGTCCGCCGCAGTTACCCCACCGAGGTGCTCGGCGACCGGGTCCGCACCGGCGAGCTGCCGTTGGCCGGCTCGCCGGTGCTGGCCCGCGACGTCGCCACCGTCCTGGACCGGGCGGCCCGCGCCGGCTACGTGCCCGGCCAGCGGCCGCTGCACCGGTTCCTGCGGGAGAGCCGCGAAGAGCTGTTCGGCGCGATGCCGGCGGAGCGGGCCGACGCGGCGGCCGGTGCGCTCGCGACGCTCAACCGGCAATACCAGATCACCGCCAGCGACGAGGCCATCGCCGTGCTCCAGCGGCACGACCTTGGCTCGGCGTTCCAGGTCAGCGCCATGCCGCAGCGGGCGTTCCTGGCCCGCTACGGCGCGGAGTTCCCGAGCCCGGCCGAGGCGGAGCTGACCTGGCGTCGCGCCCAGCAGGTCAGCTCGGTCACGCTCAGCGTGGTCAGCTCGGCCAAGCAGCTTCGACAGGCCCGGCTGCTGCCCGCGCTGGCGCAGCCCGCCGACGTGGTCGCGCAGGCCCAGGAAGACCTGGTCAAGCAGTTCCCGACGCTCGAGTCGCTGTTCGGCTCGCTGGACTACTGCGAGTGCGAGCACTGCGGTTCGGTACTCAGCCCGGCCGCCTACCTGGTCGACCTGCTCAAGTTCCTCGACGACGCCGGCAACCCCTACACGGCCCTGACCGACCGCCGCCCCGACCTGCCGCACCTGCCGCTGACCTGCGAGAACACCAACACCGTGCTGCCCTCGATCGACGTGGTCAACGAGATCCTCGAGTTCTACCTGGCCCACGACGAGCTCAACCCGGCCGCGGCGTACGACACCGCCGACGCGGTCAGCGCGGACCTGGTCGCCGAGCCGCGCAACGTGCTGCCCGAGGCCTACGACCTGCTCCGCGCGGCCCGCTACCCACTCACCGCGCCGTTCGACCTGTGGGTGGCCACGATGCGGGCGTTCACCGCGCACTTCGAGGTGCCGTTCGCCGACCTGCTCGAGGCGCTGCGCCCGTCCGAAGAGCTGCGTCCGGCCACCGGCTACGGGCTGGCCGCCGTCGCATACGAGCAACTCGGCTTCAGCGCCGTCGAGGTGGCCCTGCTGACCGAGACCGACCCGCTGGACACCTGGCCCGGCCGCTACGGCTACCCGCCGGAGTCCGAGCCGCCGGTGTGGGGCGAGCTGGCCGGTGCCCGGGTGCTCGCCCGCCGGCTCGGCGTCAGCTACCGCGAGCTGCTCGACCTGCTGCTCACCCGGTTCGTCAACCCGGAGCTGACCGACCCGACCGGCGACCCGCTGGTGCTCGCCGACCCGGAAGGCGCCGACCCGTGCTCCTGGGAGGACACGACCCTGGTCCACCTGGCCGGCGGCGTCGCCCGGCCGATCGACTTCCTGCTGCTCAACACGTTTGTGCGGATCTGGCGCCGGCTCGGCTGGACGATCGCCGACACCGACCAGGCGCTGGTCACGTTCCTACCCACCAACGGCGCCGGGATCGCCGCGGCGACCGGCAGTGCGCTGCTCGGCGTGGCCCGGCTCCAGCGGCTGGCCGCCCTGCTCGGCGCGTCCAGCTCCGCCCGCCGCGACCTGATGGGCCTGTGGGCGCCGATGTCCGACCAGCGCTACGCCGCGCTGTTCCTGACCGGCACCGAGCAGACCCGCGACCCGGTCTTCGACGGCGCACCGGGCAGTTATCTGACCAGCGGCGCGCTGCTCGCCGACCATCGCGAGGCCGTGCAGGCGGCGCTCGGGCTGACCGACGGCGAGGTGACCAGCATCCTGGCCGCCGCGGCCCTCGACCCGGCCACCGTTCCGCTGACCGTGGCCACGGTGTCCATGCTCGACCGGCACGCCCTGCTCGCCCGCCACCTGCGGATCACGGTCGCCGACCTGCTGGCCGTCATCGACCTGTCCGGGCTGGACCCGTTCACCCCGCTGCCCGCCGGGCCGGTCACCGACGCCGCCGACGACCACCCCTACCAGCAGACGATCCGGTTCGTCGAGACCGTACGGATGATCGCCGCGAGCGGGCTGCCGGTGGCCGACCTCGACTTCCTGGTGCGGCACCGGTTCGACCCGGTGGGCCCACACCGCGCCGCCGTCGAGCCGCCGCTGATGCTGGTCCGCGCGCTCACCGCCGAACTGGCCCGGATCCGGGCGACCTTCGCCGTGCCGGCCGACCCGCTGCTGTTCACCGACGAGGCACTGACCGCGGCGCTGGCCTCGGTCGTCGACCCGACGGTGGTCGCCGCGTTCCTCGACGCGTGGACCGGCGTCGCGCCGCTCCCGCCGGAGATCTTCGACGAGCACCTGCGCCGCCACGTGATTCCCGGCGTCGGGGAGGTCGGCTTCCTGACCGCCGCCGACCTGCCGGTGCTGTTCGGCGTCGACCCGGCCGACCAGGCGGCCGACGCCGCCCGGCGGGCCCGGCTGGCCGACGCGCTGCTGCCCTACGTGCGACAACTACTCGCCGCCCAGGCTGTCGTCGACGCCGTCACCACCGACCTCGGCGCCGCGGCGCCCGAGCCGACCCTGCTGGCCGCGCTGCTGGGCAACCCGGACCTGCTCGACGACCCGGACGCCGCGGGCGTCCCGCTGCTCGACGGCTACCTGGCCACCGGCGTCAACGGGCTGACCGCGACCGATGGCGAACTGACCGGCTTCGTGGAGGTGCCGGCGTCCGGCGGCTACCAGTTCGGGGTCCGCTGCGCGACCGCCGGCACCGAGGTGCTGCTGACCTTCGACCACCTGGCCGAACCGCTGCTGTCCGCGACGTCCACCGCCGCCGGGCAGAGCCTGACCGCCGAACTCGAGTTGCAGGCCGGGATCCCCTACGGCTTCACCCTCAGCTACCCGGCCGGCGCCGAGGTCGAGTTGGGGGTGCGCGGCCTGCGCTCGCCCCGGATTCCGGTCGCCGACCTGGTCACCTACCCGCGGGCCGAGGTCGACCGGCTACACCGCCTGCACCTGCTGTTGACCAAGGCGCTGCGGGTGGTCGACGCGCTCACGCTGGCCGAGCCGGAGGTGCGGCACCTGCTGACCCACCCGGGCGACTTCGGCGGCGTCGACCTGGGCGCGCTGCCGACCGTCGAGGCGGCCGAGGCGCCGGCGGTCGTCCGCGCCCGCTTCCGGCAACTGCTGCGGCTGGTCGGCTACGCCCGGCTGCGCGACGACATCGCCGCCGACCCCGCCGACCTGGTCGCGCTGCTGGTCGCCGCGCGCCGCACCGCGACCGGCGACCCGGGCGAGGAGGAGGCGCTGCTCACCGACGTCACCACCCGCCTGGCCACCATCACCCGCCGGGACCCGACGACCGTGCGGGCGGCCGCCGACCTGCTCGGCGCCGGCGCCACCACCACCGGCGGCCGGGTGGTCGCCGCCGCGTTCACCGACGAGCGGGGCCTGGACCGGATCTGGCGGGTGCTCTCGCTGGCCAACCGGATCGGCGTCGACCCCGCCGCGCTGGGCCGCTGGGCCACACCGACCCCGGACCGGGTCGCCGCCCAGGACGTACGCGACACCGTCAAGGCGAAATACCAGGTCGAGCAGTGGCGGCAGGTCGCACGGTCCATCTTCGACCCGCTGCGGCAGCGCCGCCGTGACGCGCTGGTCGCGCAGGTGCTCCAGGTCACCGGCTACGAGCGGATGGAACAGCTCTTCGAGCACTTCCTGATCGACCCCGGCACCGAACCGGTGGTGCAGACCTCCCGGCTGCGGGCCGCGCTGTCCTCGGTCCAGCTTTTCGTGCAGCGCTGCCTGCTCAACCTGGAGGAGGGCGTGGCACCGTCGGCGATCAACGCCGAGCACTGGGAGTGGATGAAGCGCTACCGGGTCTGGGAGGCCAACCGCAAGATCTTCCTCTGGCCGGAAAACTGGCTGGAGCCCGAGTTCCGCGACGATAAGACCCACCTCTACGCCGCCCTGGAGAGCGCGCTGCTGGAAGGCGATCTGGACCAGGCCACCGTGGAGGCCGCGTTCTTCGGCTATCTGCGCGGCCTCGACGAGATCGCCCGGCTCGACATCCGCGCCATCTATCTGGAACGCAAGCCCGACCCCGACGCCAACGTGCTGCACGTGGTCGGCCGGACCAACGGCTCGCCGGCCAGCTACTACTACCGCACCTGGTCGCACCGGGCCTGGACCCCGTGGCAGCCGATCACCGCGTCGATCGACGGCGACCACCTGGCGATGGTCATGTGGCAGGGCCGCGTACACCTGTTCTGGGTGCTGTTCCTCCCGCAGGCCGAGGCGGAGCAGCAGACCAGCGGCACCACCGCGGCCAACCTGACCCTGGCCACGGTTTCCGGCCTCAAGCCGCTCAAGAAGGTCGAGGTGCAGCTCTACTGGAGCTGCTTCACCCCCGCCGCGGCCGGTGCCGGAGTGTGGAGCGACCCGGTGCTGGCCACCGCCGAAGAGCCCTACGTGCGCACCGTCAACGCCGACTTCGCCGCGGCCAACGTGTATATCTGGGCCGACGTGCTCTCCGACGGCGCGGTCTCGGTCAGCCTGCTCGGCCAAGGCGCCGAGCAGTCGTTCCGGGTGGTCAGCCGGCACGTCCCGGCCGAGCACAGCTCCGCATACCGGACCCCGCTGGAACCGCCCTACCTCACCAGCGGCGACCACCCGCTGACCCGCGCCGGTCAGGGCCGCTGGCGCGGTCAGGGACCGGCGTTCCGGGTGCACGTCTCCGGCTACACCATCACCGACCAGGGCGTGGCGCCCTGCGACATCACCCAAGACGTGCTCAGCGCCGTCTCCGGCCGCTACGAGCTGGTGATCGTGCCGCCGCCCGCGCTGCTGTCCAAGTCGACCGGCCCCGGCAAGGGCAAGGGCGCGCAGGAAGCCCGGCCCGAAGACCCGTTCTTCTTCATCGACACCAGCCACACGTTCTTCGTCGAACCCGACTGGACCGAGTTCTCGATCAGCGACGGCGACCAGGCGGTCGTCGCGCAGAACCCGGTGTGGCACGAGTTCGACGAGCCCGGCTTCTGGGCCGCGCAGCCGGTCGCACCGGCGTTCCCGCAACCTCCCGACGGGCCGGTCGTCGTCGGCCCGGTGCTCGGCGGCACCCCGATCGTCAACCCGCCCGACGTGCTGACCGGCGAGCAGGCGGTCGTGGTGTTCGACGGCCGGCTCATCGGCGTCGACGGCCTGCTCGAAGACCCGGGCCGGTTGTTCCGCAGCGGACCGCACGGGGCGATCAGTCGCCTGGACCCGAGGAGCTGA